The following proteins are co-located in the Anser cygnoides isolate HZ-2024a breed goose chromosome 2, Taihu_goose_T2T_genome, whole genome shotgun sequence genome:
- the FYCO1 gene encoding FYVE and coiled-coil domain-containing protein 1 isoform X2, which produces MAATGGESQLQRIIRDLQDAVTELSKEFKEGGEPITDDSVNLQKFSYKLEYLLQFDQKEKSTLLGNRKDYWDYFCDCLAKVKGANDGIRFVKSITELRTSLGKGRAFLRYSLVHQRLADTLQQCFMNTKVTSDWYYARSPFLNSKMSSDIVGQLYELTDVQFDLASRGYDLDAAWPAFARRTLSSLGSSAYLWKPPSRSSSMSSLVSNYLQAQEFPSSPDANNSINVEHLEGFEEMRVELDQAELRQRELQGRIHQLEMENQELQAAVSFHKEQVQLEKEKSNNYSEENSRLSKMITELQKQCEVSHSTQSTVHDLQKCLHSLELNAVEQQKEYSTKLEQLANSKEDCASKLQEMNRELEASRALVSMKELCIDELKAKLSFAEQKNLDLLAKVDAALEEKGQQATAQCDSALQIQALLEKLQQAEKEKADMQKLSDEHASQLKAAREELQLKEEAQRELESRYNHLAADSKEESERLLGSLETMAKEMDVLQQALTLKGKEMAELQTQVMGSLAQVGSLEKNLEEERKEKEKLEEEYGKRERALKEETQSQAEQLELQEGRLTKVSQSVCSLEEEKQKLLSEKEHLSQKVKELEEQMEQQNFSVNEMGEESRKLKAENADLQQSKEKMEGKLKNMEVSKASLEAEVARLRASEKQLQSEIDDTLVSVDEKEKKLRSQNKQLDEDLQNARRQSQILEERLEALHSDYKELKEKEETTKESYALLEEQLKSAKQHGLQMEKSLGTLKESKESLQSQLTEKEVELQGMENQCEQLRAEAERHRKKAETLEVEKLSVENTCLQQTKLIESLTSEKESVEKHQLQQAASREKEAKELASRLIISEEQLQVNRDEVSRLQAEVLDLRVKLQQITDEREQVKSELAISEAGLGEQKVLVQQLKEQTESLNRNHVQELMQCKEREEVLKKEQEAVAHQKTELENNLLNLKEELFKVKQYLDVARMENEENKDLLHRTNTDMAELGIQICALTSEKVLAEEQLAQATKRLKELEEQAAAQQESLKHDISDLRQENKSLQEKLEEAQTHAAAVPTLQTQLETAKKQAQNFQETSQEELSAMKFQMSTEILSYQTKFKAASEECEKVREQLEEQKRQQHAAEEEIAGLQAENTSLSRKLDEVREQLSESESARLQKEEEVTSLRELLERTQKEADEAREQALDYSEKLSKVAADKDSSDQKLFAELDDLTRTKQFLEERLIELIRDKDALWQKSDALEFQQKLSAEQRWQGDTEVNHCLDCQREFSWMVRRHHCRMCGRIFCYYCCNNYMVTKPGGKKERCCKACFSKPRVIVDNADDSGSSANQEGSPGSLESPLSPEERAFVASEASKPPDDAAFDIITDEELCQVQESDSLHNESQMERDSLDQSVTDLSCDCAGCRHSQKG; this is translated from the exons tgacTGGTACTATGCAAGAAGTCCATTTCTGAATTCCAAAATGAGTTCTGATATTGTGGGTCAGCTGTATGAGCTCACTGATGTTCAGTTTGACTTGGCATCACGAGGCTATGATTTAGATGCTGCTTGGCCAGCATTTGCCAG GAGGACGTTGTCCTCGCTTGGATCTTCAGCATATTTATGGAAGCCCCCAAGTCGCAGTTCCAGCATGAGCAGTTTAGTGAGCAATTACTTGCAG GCTCAAGAGTTTCCCTCCAGCCCTGATGCAAATAACTCAATAAATGTTGAACACCTTGAGGGCTTTGAAGAGATGCGTGTAGAACTTGACCAGGCTGAACTGAGGCAGAGAGAACTTCAGGGTCGTATTCACCAGTTGGAAATGGAAAACCAGGAGCTCCAGGCAGCTGTCAGTTTTCACAAAGAACAAGTACagctggaaaaggagaagagcaatAACTACAGCGAGGAGAACTCCCGGCTGTCAAAGATGATCACAGAGTTACAGAAGCAGTGTGAGGTCTCACACTCCACTCAGAGCACTGTTCACGACCTGCAGAAGTGCCTGCATTCACTGGAACTGAATGCCGTGGAGCAGCAGAAGGAATATTCAACAAAGCTGGAGCAGCTGGCAAACAGCAAGGAGGACTGTGCCTCAAAGCTGCAGGAGATGAATCGGGAGTTGGAGGCCTCTAGGGCTTTAGTTAGCATGAAGGAGCTTTGCATTGATGAGCTTAAAGCAAAGCTGAGTTTTGCAGAACAGAAGAACCTCGACCTCCTTGCAAAAGTTGATGCTGCCTTGGAGGAAAAAGGACAGCAAGCCACAGCCCAATGTGACTCTGCCCTACAGATCCAGGCACTGTTAGAGAAACTtcagcaggcagaaaaggaaaaggcagataTGCAAAAACTCAGTGATGAACATGCATCTCAGCTGAAAGCTGCAAGAGAAGAGTTACAGCTGAAAGAAGAGGCACAGAGGGAACTGGAGTCCAGATACAATCACCTCGCTGCTGACTCTAAAGAAGAGAGTGAAAGGCTGCTCGGGAGCCTGGAAACCATGGCAAAGGAAATGGATGTACTTCAGCAGGCCCTGACCCTGAAAGGAAAGGAGATGGCTGAGCTCCAGACCCAGGTAATGGGGTCGCTGGCTCAGGTGGggtcactggaaaaaaatcttgaggaggaaaggaaagaaaaagagaaacttgaGGAGGAGTATGGTAAGAGGGAAAGAGCACTGAAGGAGGAAACCCAGTCACAGGCAGAACAACTTGAACTACAGGAGGGTCGCTTAACAAAGGTGAGTCAGTCTGTGTGTAGCCttgaggaggaaaagcagaaactcTTGTCTGAGAAAGAGCATCTCAGCCAGAAAGtcaaggagctggaggagcagatGGAGCAGCAAAACTTTTCAGTGAACGAAATGGGTGAGGAGAGTAGGaagctgaaagctgaaaatgcagATTTGCAGCAGTCCAAGGAGAAGATGGAAGGGAAGCTGAAAAATATGGAAGTCTCTAAAGCATCCCTGGAAGCTGAGGTGGCCAGGCTGAgagcctctgagaaacagcttcAGAGTGAGATTGACGATACCCTAGTGTCAGTcgatgaaaaagaaaagaagctccGGAGCCAGAACAAACAGTTGGATGAAGACTTGCAGAATGCCAGGAGACAAAGCCAAATTCTGGAGGAGAGGTTAGAGGCTCTGCACTCAGACTATAAAGaactaaaggaaaaggaagagaccACGAAGGAGTCTTATGCCTTACTTGAAGAACAACTGAAGAGTGCCAAACAACACGgtttacaaatggaaaaaagctTAGGCACcttgaaggaaagcaaagagtCACTCCAGTCACAGCTCACAGAGAAGGAAGTAGAACTGCAAGGCATGGAGAACCAGTGTGAGCAGCTAAGAGCAGAAGCTGAAAGACataggaagaaagcagagactCTTGAGGTAGAAAAGCTCAGCGTTGAAAATACATGCCTCCAACAGACAAAGCTTATTGAATCCCTCACCTCGGAAAAGGAGTCAGTGGAAAAACACCAACTACAGCAGGCAGCTTCTCGGGAGAAGGAGGCGAAAGAGCTGGCCTCCAGGCTGATCATAAGTGAAGAGCAGCTTCAGGTCAACCGAGATGAGGTGTCTAGGCTGCAAGCAGAAGTCCTTGACCTGCGAGTCAAGCTTCAACAGATCACTGATGAGAGAGAGCAGGTGAAAAGTGAGCTGGCAATCTCAGAGGCTGGCTTAGGGGAGCAGAAGGTGCTTGTCCAGCAGCTGAAAGAGCAAACTGAGTCCCTCAACAGAAACCATGTGCAAGAATTGATGCaatgcaaagaaagagaagaagtaCTGAAAAAAGAGCAGGAGGCAGTAGCCCATCAAAAAACTGAGctggaaaataatttgctgAACCTGAAGGAAGAGCTCTTCAAGGTTAAGCAGTACTTGGACGTTGCTagaatggaaaatgaagaaaacaaagatctCCTCCACAGGACCAACACGGATATGGCTGAACTTGGTATTCAGATTTGTGCCTTGACCTCTGAAAAGGTGCTTGCAGAAGAGCAATTAGCCCAAGCCACAAAGAGGCTCAAAGAACTGGAAGAACAGGCAGCAGCACAACAGGAGAGCCTGAAGCATGACATCTCTGATCTCAGACAGGAGAACAAGAGCCTGCAAGAGAAACTAGAGGAGGCTCAGACACACGCTGCAGCTGTCCCAACTCTGCAAACACAGCTGGAGACAGCAAAGAAACAAGCACAGAACTTCCAGGAGACCAGCCAAGAAGAGCTGTCTGCAATGAAATTTCAAATGAGCACAGAAATTCTAAGTTATCAGACGAAATTCAAG GCTGCCAGTGAAGAATGTGAGAAAGTAAGAGAGCAACTTGAGGAGCAGAAGCGACAACAGCATGCTGCTGAGGAAGAGATTGCAGGTTTACAA GCTGAGAACACAAGTTTGTCTAGAAAGCTGGATGAAGTAAGAGAGCAGCTGTCTGAATCAGAATCTGCTCGgctgcagaaggaagaggaggtgaCGTCTCTGAGAGAACTCTTGGAAAG GACCCAAAAGGAAGCTGATGAAGCAAGAGAGCAGGCGCTGGATTACAGTGAGAAGCTCAGCAAGGTGGCAGCAGACAAAGACAGCAGTGACCAGAAATTGTTTGCTGAGCTGGATGACCTGACAAGAACAAAACAGTTCCTTGAAGAACGCTTAATAGAACTTATCAG AGATAAGGATGCTTTGTGGCAAAAATCAGATGCTCTCGAGTTCCAGCAGAAGCTTAGTGCAGAGCAAAGGTGGCAGGGGGACACAGAGGTTAACCATTGCCTGGACTGCCAGAGAGAGTTCTCATGGATGGTGCGTCGACACCACTGCAG AATGTGTGGTCGCATTTTCTGCTACTATTGCTGCAACAACTACATGGTGACAAAACCCGGTGGGAAGAAGGAACGTTGCTGCAAAGCTTGCTTTAGTAAGCCCAGAGTGATCGTGGACAATGCAGATGATTCTGGATCCAGTGCCAACCAGGAAGGATCCCCAGGTTCATTGGAATCACCACTGTCACCAGAAGAGAGGGCTTTTG TTGCAAGTGAAGCTTCTAAACCACCAGATGATGCAGCATTTGATATAATCACTGATGAGGAGTTGTGCCAAGTACAAGAATCAGACTCACTCCACAATGAAAGTCAGATGGAGAGAGACTCTCTGGATCAAAGCGTGACAGATCT CTCGTGTGACTGTGCAGGGTGCCGGCATAGCCAGAAGGGGTAA
- the CXCR6 gene encoding C-X-C chemokine receptor type 6 — MTTADAVTFYYNFSAIDPNENGIENFYTFISIFLPCMYSFVFILGLAGNALVFIILVFYEKLKTLTDIFLLNLAIADWIFLWTLPFWAYSAAQEWIFGTVACRIIRGLYNLNLYTSMLTLTSITFDRLIAITFATKAHMCQTKRMKWGKLICGLIWVISLAFATPQLIFSDVFTIDKAICLEKYPNHHTELVLEVIQVTLGYFIPMLTMIICYSLIIKTLLHARNFQRNKSLKKIFSVVVIFILTQSPYTFLRLMKIIDWSFNLDSNFDYAIVITEALAYFHGCLNPVMYFFMGVKFRKNFQKIIKKSRCFKQQVTVKQWHTTEEEGSRTCTVSNNADATSMYPL, encoded by the coding sequence ATGACAACTGCAGATGCTGTTACCTTTTATTATAACTTCTCAGCCATTGATCCCAATGAAAACGGAATTGAGAATTTTTACACATTTATAAGTATCTTTCTGCCCTGTATGTATTCGTTTGTTTTTATCTTAGGGCTAGCAGGAAATGCTCTGGTCTTCATCATACTAGTCTTCTATGAGAAACTGAAGACGCTGacagatatatttttgttgAACTTGGCTATAGCTGACTGGATCTTCCTTTGGACACTGCCATTCTGGGCATATTCTGCTGCTCAGGAGTGGATTTTTGGCACTGTGGCATGTCGTATTATACGGGGCCTGTACAATCTGAACTTGTACACTTCAATGTTAACTCTAACGTCTATTACCTTTGACAGACTTATTGCTATTACTTTTGCCACCAAAGCACATATGTGTCAAACCAAACGAATGAAATGGGGCAAATTAATCTGCGGCTTGATCTGGGTGATTTCACTCGCATTTGCCACACCACAGCTTATTTTTAGTGATGTATTTACTATTGATAAGGCAATATGCCTGGAAAAATACCCAAACCACCACACAGAATTGGTTCTTGAAGTTATTCAAGTGACCCTTGGCTACTTTATTCCCATGCTAACCATGATCATCTGCTACTCCCTAATTATTAAAACCTTACTGCATGCCAGGAATTTCCAAAGGAACaaatctctaaaaaaaatattttctgtagttgTCATATTTATTCTTACTCAGTCACCCTACACTTTCTTGAGACTGATGAAGATCATAGACTGGAGCTTTAACTTGGACAGCAACTTTGACTATGCAATCGTTATAACAGAAGCTCTTGCTTATTTCCACGGCTGTCTTAACCCTGTTATGTATTTCTTCATGGGGGTGAAATTCAGGAAGAACTtccagaaaattattaaaaagtcAAGATGCTTTAAACAGCAAGTTACTGTTAAACAGTGGCACACCACTGAAGAGGAAGGCTCTAGAACTTGTACTGTCTCAAATAATGCAGATGCAACAAGCATGTACCCTCTATAA